Proteins encoded within one genomic window of Diorhabda sublineata isolate icDioSubl1.1 chromosome 1, icDioSubl1.1, whole genome shotgun sequence:
- the LOC130450785 gene encoding glucose-6-phosphate exchanger SLC37A2 isoform X2, protein MLRYNKKIKMSFGSDVPWGIRFIQRFADICCPRFYFNRELCYRGSIVFLTYISYMCYHLSRKPISVVKTVLHRNCSKLVPPDSNEPSNWCDWAPFDGTDDSASQMLGELDSSFLFCYAIAMFVSGIIAERVNIRYFLSIGMILSGVFTYLLGFAKTYNIHNLFYYVIVQGMGGIFQTTGWPGVVTVMSNWFGKSKRGLIFGLWNSHTCIGNILGTAIAAEYVEKDWALSFMMPGLYIGIVGFVVFLFLVVNPNDVGCASPDRGVEIRPKRNSRLESGIVNDSSGFDSDVDDTEIIIGEHDILTRSRHSATDSLEVQRRATENSLLLPRSNSDSIQVEQEAIGFINAFRIPGVVEFSLALFFSKLVSYTFLYWLPLYLNASTSMGATDSANFSILFDVGGIIGGIIAGYATDKTDMPAATCSLMLILAAPMMFIYEKISVVHLGLNMILLVTVGVLVNGPYALITTAVAAELGTHHSLEGNAKAMATVTAIIDGTGSIGAAVGPLMAGFIKSYGWQNVFFMLMVSDICALFLLVRLVRREIVKLRNSRRTAIRIE, encoded by the exons at GTTaagatacaacaaaaaaattaaaatgagcTTTGGTTCGGATGTTCCTTGGGGCATTAGATTTATACAGAGATTTGCTGATATTTGCTGTCCTAGGTTTTATTTCAACAGGGAATTATG TTATCGAGGGAGCATCGTATTTTTAACTTATATATCTTACATGTGCTATCATTTATCAAGAAAACCCATTTCAGTTGTGAAAACAGTGTTACATAGAAACTGCAGTAAGCTAGTACCTCCGGATTCAAATGAACCCAGTAATTGGTGCGATTGGGCACCATTCG ATGGTACTGATGACAGTGCCTCACAGATGCTAGGCGAGTTGGATTCCtcctttcttttttgttatgCTATTGCTATGTTCGTTTCCGGTATTATAGCTGAGAGGGTGAATATAAGGTATTTTCTCAGCATTGGTATGATATTGTCAGGCGTTTTTACATACTTATTAGGATTCGCCAAAACTTATAATATACATAATCTCTTTTATTATGTCATCGTTCAA GGCATGGGAGGGATATTTCAAACTACAGGATGGCCTGGAGTAGTAACAGTTATGAGCAATTGGTTTGGAAAAAGTAAAAGGGGGTTAATATTCGGTTTGTGGAATTCGCACACTTGTATAGGAAATATTTTGG GTACTGCAATAGCAGCGGAATATGTGGAAAAAGATTGGGCGTTATCATTCATGATGCCGGGACTTTACATTGGAATTGTTGGTTTCgttgtgtttttgtttttggttgTTAATCCGAATGATGTAGGATGTGCTTCTCCTGATAGGGGTGTGGAGATTCGACCG aaaagaaaCAGCCGGTTGGAAAGTGGGATAGTTAACGATTCTTCTGGTTTTGATTCAGACGTAGATGATACTGAAATTATTATAGGAGAACAT GATATCCTTACTCGTTCGCGTCATTCAGCCACAGATTCCTTA gaAGTTCAACGTAGGGCGACAGAAAATTCGCTCTTACTACCTAGATCGAATTCTGATTCGATTCAAGTAGAACAAGAAGCCATCGGATTTATAAATGCATTTCGTATACCGGGTGTTGTAGAATTTTCATTAGCTTTGTTTTTTTCAAAGCTAGTTAGCTATACGTTTTTATATTGGCTTCCTTTGTACCTGAACGCATCTA cATCGATGGGTGCAACGGACAGTGCAAATTTCTCCATATTATTCGACGTCGGTGGTATAATCGGAGGCATAATTGCTGGATATGCCACCGATAAAACAGACATGCCGGCAGCCACTTGTTCGCTAATGTTAATTTTAGCAGCTCCTATG atgtttatctatgaaaaaattAGTGTTGTACATCTAGGACTGAACATGATTTTGTTAGTAACAGTTGGAGTGTTAGTAAACGGTCCCTACGCCCTTATAACAACGGCAGTAGCTGCCGAATTAGGTACACACCATTCGTTAGAAGGAAACGCTAAAGCCATGGCTACTGTTACGGCCATTATTGATGGTACTGGATCTATCG GTGCTGCTGTGGGTCCTCTAATGGCGGGATTCATCAAGAGCTACGGTTGGCAAAACGTATTTTTCATGTTGATGGTATCGGATATATGTGCGTTGTTCCTTCTGGTCAGATTAGTTAGAAGGGAAATCGTAAAATTGAGGAATTCTCGAAGAACTGCCATACGTATTGAATGA
- the LOC130450785 gene encoding glucose-6-phosphate exchanger SLC37A2 isoform X1 codes for MLCIFGYRLRYNKKIKMSFGSDVPWGIRFIQRFADICCPRFYFNRELCYRGSIVFLTYISYMCYHLSRKPISVVKTVLHRNCSKLVPPDSNEPSNWCDWAPFDGTDDSASQMLGELDSSFLFCYAIAMFVSGIIAERVNIRYFLSIGMILSGVFTYLLGFAKTYNIHNLFYYVIVQGMGGIFQTTGWPGVVTVMSNWFGKSKRGLIFGLWNSHTCIGNILGTAIAAEYVEKDWALSFMMPGLYIGIVGFVVFLFLVVNPNDVGCASPDRGVEIRPKRNSRLESGIVNDSSGFDSDVDDTEIIIGEHDILTRSRHSATDSLEVQRRATENSLLLPRSNSDSIQVEQEAIGFINAFRIPGVVEFSLALFFSKLVSYTFLYWLPLYLNASTSMGATDSANFSILFDVGGIIGGIIAGYATDKTDMPAATCSLMLILAAPMMFIYEKISVVHLGLNMILLVTVGVLVNGPYALITTAVAAELGTHHSLEGNAKAMATVTAIIDGTGSIGAAVGPLMAGFIKSYGWQNVFFMLMVSDICALFLLVRLVRREIVKLRNSRRTAIRIE; via the exons ATGCTTTGTATTTTTGGCTACAGGTTaagatacaacaaaaaaattaaaatgagcTTTGGTTCGGATGTTCCTTGGGGCATTAGATTTATACAGAGATTTGCTGATATTTGCTGTCCTAGGTTTTATTTCAACAGGGAATTATG TTATCGAGGGAGCATCGTATTTTTAACTTATATATCTTACATGTGCTATCATTTATCAAGAAAACCCATTTCAGTTGTGAAAACAGTGTTACATAGAAACTGCAGTAAGCTAGTACCTCCGGATTCAAATGAACCCAGTAATTGGTGCGATTGGGCACCATTCG ATGGTACTGATGACAGTGCCTCACAGATGCTAGGCGAGTTGGATTCCtcctttcttttttgttatgCTATTGCTATGTTCGTTTCCGGTATTATAGCTGAGAGGGTGAATATAAGGTATTTTCTCAGCATTGGTATGATATTGTCAGGCGTTTTTACATACTTATTAGGATTCGCCAAAACTTATAATATACATAATCTCTTTTATTATGTCATCGTTCAA GGCATGGGAGGGATATTTCAAACTACAGGATGGCCTGGAGTAGTAACAGTTATGAGCAATTGGTTTGGAAAAAGTAAAAGGGGGTTAATATTCGGTTTGTGGAATTCGCACACTTGTATAGGAAATATTTTGG GTACTGCAATAGCAGCGGAATATGTGGAAAAAGATTGGGCGTTATCATTCATGATGCCGGGACTTTACATTGGAATTGTTGGTTTCgttgtgtttttgtttttggttgTTAATCCGAATGATGTAGGATGTGCTTCTCCTGATAGGGGTGTGGAGATTCGACCG aaaagaaaCAGCCGGTTGGAAAGTGGGATAGTTAACGATTCTTCTGGTTTTGATTCAGACGTAGATGATACTGAAATTATTATAGGAGAACAT GATATCCTTACTCGTTCGCGTCATTCAGCCACAGATTCCTTA gaAGTTCAACGTAGGGCGACAGAAAATTCGCTCTTACTACCTAGATCGAATTCTGATTCGATTCAAGTAGAACAAGAAGCCATCGGATTTATAAATGCATTTCGTATACCGGGTGTTGTAGAATTTTCATTAGCTTTGTTTTTTTCAAAGCTAGTTAGCTATACGTTTTTATATTGGCTTCCTTTGTACCTGAACGCATCTA cATCGATGGGTGCAACGGACAGTGCAAATTTCTCCATATTATTCGACGTCGGTGGTATAATCGGAGGCATAATTGCTGGATATGCCACCGATAAAACAGACATGCCGGCAGCCACTTGTTCGCTAATGTTAATTTTAGCAGCTCCTATG atgtttatctatgaaaaaattAGTGTTGTACATCTAGGACTGAACATGATTTTGTTAGTAACAGTTGGAGTGTTAGTAAACGGTCCCTACGCCCTTATAACAACGGCAGTAGCTGCCGAATTAGGTACACACCATTCGTTAGAAGGAAACGCTAAAGCCATGGCTACTGTTACGGCCATTATTGATGGTACTGGATCTATCG GTGCTGCTGTGGGTCCTCTAATGGCGGGATTCATCAAGAGCTACGGTTGGCAAAACGTATTTTTCATGTTGATGGTATCGGATATATGTGCGTTGTTCCTTCTGGTCAGATTAGTTAGAAGGGAAATCGTAAAATTGAGGAATTCTCGAAGAACTGCCATACGTATTGAATGA
- the LOC130450785 gene encoding glucose-6-phosphate exchanger SLC37A2 isoform X3 translates to MLCIFGYRLRYNKKIKMSFGSDVPWGIRFIQRFADICCPRFYFNRELCYRGSIVFLTYISYMCYHLSRKPISVVKTVLHRNCSKLVPPDSNEPSNWCDWAPFDGTDDSASQMLGELDSSFLFCYAIAMFVSGIIAERVNIRYFLSIGMILSGVFTYLLGFAKTYNIHNLFYYVIVQGMGGIFQTTGWPGVVTVMSNWFGKSKRGLIFGLWNSHTCIGNILGTAIAAEYVEKDWALSFMMPGLYIGIVGFVVFLFLVVNPNDVGCASPDRGVEIRPKRNSRLESGIVNDSSGFDSDVDDTEIIIGEHEVQRRATENSLLLPRSNSDSIQVEQEAIGFINAFRIPGVVEFSLALFFSKLVSYTFLYWLPLYLNASTSMGATDSANFSILFDVGGIIGGIIAGYATDKTDMPAATCSLMLILAAPMMFIYEKISVVHLGLNMILLVTVGVLVNGPYALITTAVAAELGTHHSLEGNAKAMATVTAIIDGTGSIGAAVGPLMAGFIKSYGWQNVFFMLMVSDICALFLLVRLVRREIVKLRNSRRTAIRIE, encoded by the exons ATGCTTTGTATTTTTGGCTACAGGTTaagatacaacaaaaaaattaaaatgagcTTTGGTTCGGATGTTCCTTGGGGCATTAGATTTATACAGAGATTTGCTGATATTTGCTGTCCTAGGTTTTATTTCAACAGGGAATTATG TTATCGAGGGAGCATCGTATTTTTAACTTATATATCTTACATGTGCTATCATTTATCAAGAAAACCCATTTCAGTTGTGAAAACAGTGTTACATAGAAACTGCAGTAAGCTAGTACCTCCGGATTCAAATGAACCCAGTAATTGGTGCGATTGGGCACCATTCG ATGGTACTGATGACAGTGCCTCACAGATGCTAGGCGAGTTGGATTCCtcctttcttttttgttatgCTATTGCTATGTTCGTTTCCGGTATTATAGCTGAGAGGGTGAATATAAGGTATTTTCTCAGCATTGGTATGATATTGTCAGGCGTTTTTACATACTTATTAGGATTCGCCAAAACTTATAATATACATAATCTCTTTTATTATGTCATCGTTCAA GGCATGGGAGGGATATTTCAAACTACAGGATGGCCTGGAGTAGTAACAGTTATGAGCAATTGGTTTGGAAAAAGTAAAAGGGGGTTAATATTCGGTTTGTGGAATTCGCACACTTGTATAGGAAATATTTTGG GTACTGCAATAGCAGCGGAATATGTGGAAAAAGATTGGGCGTTATCATTCATGATGCCGGGACTTTACATTGGAATTGTTGGTTTCgttgtgtttttgtttttggttgTTAATCCGAATGATGTAGGATGTGCTTCTCCTGATAGGGGTGTGGAGATTCGACCG aaaagaaaCAGCCGGTTGGAAAGTGGGATAGTTAACGATTCTTCTGGTTTTGATTCAGACGTAGATGATACTGAAATTATTATAGGAGAACAT gaAGTTCAACGTAGGGCGACAGAAAATTCGCTCTTACTACCTAGATCGAATTCTGATTCGATTCAAGTAGAACAAGAAGCCATCGGATTTATAAATGCATTTCGTATACCGGGTGTTGTAGAATTTTCATTAGCTTTGTTTTTTTCAAAGCTAGTTAGCTATACGTTTTTATATTGGCTTCCTTTGTACCTGAACGCATCTA cATCGATGGGTGCAACGGACAGTGCAAATTTCTCCATATTATTCGACGTCGGTGGTATAATCGGAGGCATAATTGCTGGATATGCCACCGATAAAACAGACATGCCGGCAGCCACTTGTTCGCTAATGTTAATTTTAGCAGCTCCTATG atgtttatctatgaaaaaattAGTGTTGTACATCTAGGACTGAACATGATTTTGTTAGTAACAGTTGGAGTGTTAGTAAACGGTCCCTACGCCCTTATAACAACGGCAGTAGCTGCCGAATTAGGTACACACCATTCGTTAGAAGGAAACGCTAAAGCCATGGCTACTGTTACGGCCATTATTGATGGTACTGGATCTATCG GTGCTGCTGTGGGTCCTCTAATGGCGGGATTCATCAAGAGCTACGGTTGGCAAAACGTATTTTTCATGTTGATGGTATCGGATATATGTGCGTTGTTCCTTCTGGTCAGATTAGTTAGAAGGGAAATCGTAAAATTGAGGAATTCTCGAAGAACTGCCATACGTATTGAATGA
- the LOC130450785 gene encoding glucose-6-phosphate exchanger SLC37A2 isoform X4, producing the protein MLRYNKKIKMSFGSDVPWGIRFIQRFADICCPRFYFNRELCYRGSIVFLTYISYMCYHLSRKPISVVKTVLHRNCSKLVPPDSNEPSNWCDWAPFDGTDDSASQMLGELDSSFLFCYAIAMFVSGIIAERVNIRYFLSIGMILSGVFTYLLGFAKTYNIHNLFYYVIVQGMGGIFQTTGWPGVVTVMSNWFGKSKRGLIFGLWNSHTCIGNILGTAIAAEYVEKDWALSFMMPGLYIGIVGFVVFLFLVVNPNDVGCASPDRGVEIRPKRNSRLESGIVNDSSGFDSDVDDTEIIIGEHEVQRRATENSLLLPRSNSDSIQVEQEAIGFINAFRIPGVVEFSLALFFSKLVSYTFLYWLPLYLNASTSMGATDSANFSILFDVGGIIGGIIAGYATDKTDMPAATCSLMLILAAPMMFIYEKISVVHLGLNMILLVTVGVLVNGPYALITTAVAAELGTHHSLEGNAKAMATVTAIIDGTGSIGAAVGPLMAGFIKSYGWQNVFFMLMVSDICALFLLVRLVRREIVKLRNSRRTAIRIE; encoded by the exons at GTTaagatacaacaaaaaaattaaaatgagcTTTGGTTCGGATGTTCCTTGGGGCATTAGATTTATACAGAGATTTGCTGATATTTGCTGTCCTAGGTTTTATTTCAACAGGGAATTATG TTATCGAGGGAGCATCGTATTTTTAACTTATATATCTTACATGTGCTATCATTTATCAAGAAAACCCATTTCAGTTGTGAAAACAGTGTTACATAGAAACTGCAGTAAGCTAGTACCTCCGGATTCAAATGAACCCAGTAATTGGTGCGATTGGGCACCATTCG ATGGTACTGATGACAGTGCCTCACAGATGCTAGGCGAGTTGGATTCCtcctttcttttttgttatgCTATTGCTATGTTCGTTTCCGGTATTATAGCTGAGAGGGTGAATATAAGGTATTTTCTCAGCATTGGTATGATATTGTCAGGCGTTTTTACATACTTATTAGGATTCGCCAAAACTTATAATATACATAATCTCTTTTATTATGTCATCGTTCAA GGCATGGGAGGGATATTTCAAACTACAGGATGGCCTGGAGTAGTAACAGTTATGAGCAATTGGTTTGGAAAAAGTAAAAGGGGGTTAATATTCGGTTTGTGGAATTCGCACACTTGTATAGGAAATATTTTGG GTACTGCAATAGCAGCGGAATATGTGGAAAAAGATTGGGCGTTATCATTCATGATGCCGGGACTTTACATTGGAATTGTTGGTTTCgttgtgtttttgtttttggttgTTAATCCGAATGATGTAGGATGTGCTTCTCCTGATAGGGGTGTGGAGATTCGACCG aaaagaaaCAGCCGGTTGGAAAGTGGGATAGTTAACGATTCTTCTGGTTTTGATTCAGACGTAGATGATACTGAAATTATTATAGGAGAACAT gaAGTTCAACGTAGGGCGACAGAAAATTCGCTCTTACTACCTAGATCGAATTCTGATTCGATTCAAGTAGAACAAGAAGCCATCGGATTTATAAATGCATTTCGTATACCGGGTGTTGTAGAATTTTCATTAGCTTTGTTTTTTTCAAAGCTAGTTAGCTATACGTTTTTATATTGGCTTCCTTTGTACCTGAACGCATCTA cATCGATGGGTGCAACGGACAGTGCAAATTTCTCCATATTATTCGACGTCGGTGGTATAATCGGAGGCATAATTGCTGGATATGCCACCGATAAAACAGACATGCCGGCAGCCACTTGTTCGCTAATGTTAATTTTAGCAGCTCCTATG atgtttatctatgaaaaaattAGTGTTGTACATCTAGGACTGAACATGATTTTGTTAGTAACAGTTGGAGTGTTAGTAAACGGTCCCTACGCCCTTATAACAACGGCAGTAGCTGCCGAATTAGGTACACACCATTCGTTAGAAGGAAACGCTAAAGCCATGGCTACTGTTACGGCCATTATTGATGGTACTGGATCTATCG GTGCTGCTGTGGGTCCTCTAATGGCGGGATTCATCAAGAGCTACGGTTGGCAAAACGTATTTTTCATGTTGATGGTATCGGATATATGTGCGTTGTTCCTTCTGGTCAGATTAGTTAGAAGGGAAATCGTAAAATTGAGGAATTCTCGAAGAACTGCCATACGTATTGAATGA
- the LOC130444357 gene encoding mediator of RNA polymerase II transcription subunit 21 isoform X1, whose protein sequence is MADRLTQLQDCINKQAEHFCNSIGILQQFAPPSKFPNFDRSGSQTPQQQQNQEDYVQLFTTLIARCAKDIDTLIESLPSEESSTELQLQSLRILEQENQEAAERLEAVVRNGQELLEKIQAALSDIAQAQLDMQHLTKAVTKSENRDF, encoded by the exons ATGGCAGATAGGCTCACTCAACTTCAAGATTGTATAAATAAA caaGCAGAACATTTCTGTAACAGTATTGGTATTCTACAACAATTCGCCCCACCAAGTAAATTCCCCAATTTCGACCGAAGTGGATCGCAGACTCCTCAACAGCAACAAAATCAGGAGGATTATGTGCAATTATTCACGACTTTGATAGCTAGATGTGCAAAAGATATAGATACATTAATAGAATCTTTACCTAGCGAAGAAAGTTCTACAGAATTGCAG TTACAGAGTCTTCGAATATTGGAACAAGAGAATCAAGAAGCTGCCGAAAGACTGGAAGCCGTTGTTAGAAACGGCCAAGAGTTGTTAGAAAAGATCCAAGCTGCTCTTAGTGATATTGCTCAAGCACAACTTGACATGCAACATTTAACAAAGGCTGTTACAAAAAGCGAAAACAGGGATTTTTAG
- the LOC130444357 gene encoding mediator of RNA polymerase II transcription subunit 21 isoform X2 encodes MADRLTQLQDCINKQAEHFCNSIGILQQFAPPSKFPNFDRSGSQTPQQQQNQEDYVQLFTTLIARCAKDIDTLIESLPSEESSTELQSLRILEQENQEAAERLEAVVRNGQELLEKIQAALSDIAQAQLDMQHLTKAVTKSENRDF; translated from the exons ATGGCAGATAGGCTCACTCAACTTCAAGATTGTATAAATAAA caaGCAGAACATTTCTGTAACAGTATTGGTATTCTACAACAATTCGCCCCACCAAGTAAATTCCCCAATTTCGACCGAAGTGGATCGCAGACTCCTCAACAGCAACAAAATCAGGAGGATTATGTGCAATTATTCACGACTTTGATAGCTAGATGTGCAAAAGATATAGATACATTAATAGAATCTTTACCTAGCGAAGAAAGTTCTACAGAATTGCAG AGTCTTCGAATATTGGAACAAGAGAATCAAGAAGCTGCCGAAAGACTGGAAGCCGTTGTTAGAAACGGCCAAGAGTTGTTAGAAAAGATCCAAGCTGCTCTTAGTGATATTGCTCAAGCACAACTTGACATGCAACATTTAACAAAGGCTGTTACAAAAAGCGAAAACAGGGATTTTTAG